GCACCTCGGCGGGGTTCCCAGAAGCGACGACGAGGCCGGGGTTGGTCATCGGGTCGTCGGTCTCGGCCGCCCCGGCGAGTTCCTCGCGGGCGAGCGCGAGGACCGTCTCCGGGTCGGCATCGGTGTGAATCGCGAGGGCGGCGTTCCCGCGGGTCTTGAACTCGACCGCGGGGTTGAGCCGGACGAGGAGCAGGCGCTCGACCGTCGCACCCGACTCCCGGAGCCGCGACGCGACCCGGTTCGCGACGTAGGTCGTGCACATCCCGCGGGTCCGGGAGTCCGTGTCGTCCAGCCCGATGACCGTCATCGTGTGAGCAGAGCGGGGCGACGGCTATCGGGGTTTCGACTCAGGCCAGCGCGAGCGCGAGCAACACCAGCGCGCCGCCGAGCCCGCCGACCACCATCGAGACGCCCAGCAGGTCGGCCGAGAGCGCCGCGGCCGCGCCGCGGAGGTCGCCGTCGTGGAGCCGCGAGACGGGCGACTCCGGGTCGCGCAGCAGGTCGTCGTAGGCCCAGTAGCCCAGCCCCGCGAGCAGGACCGCCGCCATCAGGAGCGACCGGGCGCGGTAGCCCGAGAGCAGGACGACCAGCGCGGCGAGGACGACGCCGCTGACGACCGCCGCGGCGTGCTCGCTCGCGCGGTCGTGGAGGACCCGCCGGACCACGGAGACGACGAGCCCCCTGCCGGCGACGACGACCAGCGCGACGACGACGTGATGCGAACCGCCCCAGCCGAGCCGGTTCGCGACCGCGGCGAGCAGGACGGCCATGCCGAGCACCGAGTACTCCAGCCTGTCGGCGGTCCCGAGGACGTTCTTCTGGGACGACCCGACCTCGCTCATGCTGGTCGAACCGGGGAGCAGGACGCATTTCAAGGTTCGGTCCACCACGGGCCCGTCCGGGGACTGCCAGCAGGCGGTCCGCCCCCGTGGTATAAACCGGTCGTCGGTCGCGGCCCTTCCCGCGACGCCCAGATGCCCCTAATCGCCCGCCTCAGAAGCCTTGAGGACGACACAACACATATATGCGAGGAAAAGCTTACGTGTCGGTATGTCTCGGGATGCACTGGTCGAGAACCTCACCGCCATGCTGCAGGACGCAGGGTTCCGGGTGAGCGACCGGTGCGTCATCCGTCCGAAGAGCTTCGACCTCGCTGCCCGCCGGGGCGAGGACCTCGTCCTCGTCAAGATCCTCTCGAACATCGACGCCTTCGACGCGGCGACCGGCGCGGAGATGCGACGACTCGGGATGTACCTGGACGCGACGCCACTGGTCATCGGTCTCCGGACCCGTGACGAGGACCTGAAGCCGGACGTGGTGTACTTCCGCCACGGCGTGCCGGTCATGGCACCCGACACCGCGATGACGCTGTTCGTCGAGGACGTGCCGCCGCTCATCTACGCGGCCCCCGGCGGCCTGTACGTCAACATCGACGGCGAGTTGCTGGCCGACGAGCGCGAACAGCAGAACATGAGCCTCGGTCAGCTCGCGAGCGAACTCGGCGTCTCCCGGCGCACCGTCTCGAAGTACGAGGACGGGATGAACGCCTCCGTCGACGTGGCGATGCGCCTGGAGGAGATGTTCGACGCGCCCCTGACCGCCCCGGTCGACGTGATGGACGGGGCCGACGAGGTGCGCGACGCCGAGCCGACGCCGGATGACCCCCAGGCCGACCCCGACGACGAACCCATCGTCACCGTGATGACCCGGGTCGGCTACGACGTCCATCCGACGCTTCGCTCGCCGTTCAAGGCCGTCAGCGAGGACAACGAGGCCGAGGACGAGGGACCGGTCTCCCACCGCGAGGTCCGCGAGCACACGCTGCTGACCGGCCACTCGGAGTTCACGGAGGCCGCGAAGAAACGCGCCCGCATCATGAGCTCCATCGGGTCGGTCACCCGCACCCGGTCGGTCTACTTCGTGGACCGCTCGAAGCGCGAGTCCGTCGACGGGACCGCCATCATCGAGCGCGAGGAGGTCGAGCAGATGCGCGACGCCGACGACCTGCGCGACCTCATCCGCGAGCGGACCGACCTCGAAGAGGAGCCGGCCTGAGCGGCTGCTACTCGACCAGATTCTCGTCTGTGCAGTAGAAGCAGCGACCAGCCCAGCGACCGGTTCAGGCCCCGGCGCCGTCGCCGTACGTCTTCTCGAGGTAGGCGACGATGTCGTCC
This window of the Haloarchaeobius amylolyticus genome carries:
- a CDS encoding transcriptional regulator, yielding MSRDALVENLTAMLQDAGFRVSDRCVIRPKSFDLAARRGEDLVLVKILSNIDAFDAATGAEMRRLGMYLDATPLVIGLRTRDEDLKPDVVYFRHGVPVMAPDTAMTLFVEDVPPLIYAAPGGLYVNIDGELLADEREQQNMSLGQLASELGVSRRTVSKYEDGMNASVDVAMRLEEMFDAPLTAPVDVMDGADEVRDAEPTPDDPQADPDDEPIVTVMTRVGYDVHPTLRSPFKAVSEDNEAEDEGPVSHREVREHTLLTGHSEFTEAAKKRARIMSSIGSVTRTRSVYFVDRSKRESVDGTAIIEREEVEQMRDADDLRDLIRERTDLEEEPA